In Synechococcus sp. CB0101, a genomic segment contains:
- the queF gene encoding preQ(1) synthase: MSADQTRTPLYGERAIAEAELICFDNPRPGRAYEVSITLPEFTCKCPFSGYPDFATLRLLYQPGPRVMELKAIKLYVNSYRDRSISHEEVTNRILDDFVAACEPVWMQLEADFNPRGNVHTVIRASHGTRQAC, encoded by the coding sequence ATGAGCGCCGACCAGACCCGCACCCCTCTCTATGGCGAGCGGGCCATCGCCGAAGCGGAGCTGATCTGCTTCGACAATCCGCGCCCCGGTCGGGCCTACGAGGTGTCGATCACCCTGCCGGAATTCACCTGTAAGTGCCCCTTCTCGGGCTATCCGGATTTCGCCACCCTGCGTCTGCTGTATCAGCCCGGCCCTCGGGTGATGGAGCTCAAGGCGATCAAGCTGTACGTGAACAGCTACCGCGACCGCTCGATCTCCCACGAGGAGGTCACCAACCGCATCCTCGATGACTTCGTGGCGGCCTGCGAACCGGTGTGGATGCAGCTTGAGGCCGACTTCAACCCCCGCGGCAATGTGCACACGGTGATCCGTGCCAGCCACGGCACCCGTCAGGCCTGCTGA
- a CDS encoding P-II family nitrogen regulator, whose product MKKVEAIIRPFKLEDVKLALVNAGIVGMTVSEVRGFGRQKGQVERYRGSEFTVEFLQKLKLEIVVDDAQVDTVVGAIQEAARTGEIGDGKIFISPVDSVIRIRTGDRDSSAI is encoded by the coding sequence ATGAAAAAAGTTGAGGCCATCATTCGCCCGTTCAAGCTTGAAGATGTGAAGTTGGCCCTGGTGAATGCCGGCATCGTCGGCATGACCGTGAGCGAGGTTCGTGGCTTCGGTCGCCAGAAGGGCCAGGTGGAGCGCTACCGCGGTTCCGAGTTCACCGTGGAATTCCTGCAGAAGCTGAAGCTCGAGATCGTGGTGGACGACGCCCAAGTCGACACCGTGGTGGGAGCCATCCAGGAAGCCGCCCGCACCGGCGAGATCGGCGACGGCAAGATCTTCATCAGCCCCGTGGACTCCGTCATCCGGATCCGCACTGGCGATCGCGACAGCAGCGCCATCTGA
- a CDS encoding TlyA family RNA methyltransferase, translated as MGRKQRLDLQLVELGLATSRQQAQQLIRAGKVRSGDRVLDKPGLDVLPDLPLQVEQPPRFVSRGGEKLLGALEVFPIELSERVCLDGGISTGGFTDCLLQHGASRVYGVDVGYGQTAWSLRTDPRLVLKERTNLRHLEPADLYAEADPWPDLAVADVSFIRLALVLPAIGRLLRPERREALLLVKPQFEVGKERVGKGGVVRDPAAHVDAIEGVIAAAALEGWSACGLTASPITGPAGNHEYLLWLRSGAWPAAADPIEASMQQKAAGASPDGEAIRRLVGQTLGV; from the coding sequence ATGGGCCGCAAGCAACGCCTGGATCTGCAGTTGGTGGAGCTGGGTCTGGCCACCAGCCGCCAGCAGGCGCAGCAGCTGATCCGGGCGGGCAAGGTGCGCAGCGGCGATCGGGTGCTCGATAAGCCTGGATTGGATGTGCTCCCGGATCTGCCCCTGCAGGTGGAGCAGCCGCCGCGGTTCGTGTCGCGTGGAGGAGAGAAGTTGCTGGGGGCGCTGGAGGTGTTCCCGATCGAGCTCAGCGAGCGGGTCTGCCTTGATGGCGGCATCTCCACCGGGGGCTTCACCGATTGCCTGCTGCAGCACGGTGCCAGCCGGGTGTATGGGGTGGATGTGGGCTATGGCCAGACGGCCTGGAGCCTGCGCACCGATCCGCGTTTGGTGCTGAAGGAGCGCACCAACCTGCGCCACCTCGAGCCGGCCGACCTCTATGCCGAGGCTGACCCTTGGCCGGATTTGGCGGTGGCGGATGTGTCGTTCATCCGCTTGGCCTTGGTGTTGCCGGCCATCGGCCGGCTGCTGCGGCCGGAACGGCGGGAAGCGCTGCTGCTGGTGAAACCGCAGTTTGAAGTGGGGAAAGAGCGCGTGGGCAAGGGCGGGGTGGTGCGTGATCCGGCGGCCCACGTGGATGCGATTGAAGGCGTGATCGCAGCCGCGGCGCTGGAGGGCTGGAGTGCCTGCGGGCTCACGGCTTCACCGATCACCGGGCCCGCGGGCAATCACGAATATCTGCTTTGGTTGCGCAGCGGCGCCTGGCCTGCAGCGGCGGATCCGATTGAGGCATCAATGCAGCAAAAAGCCGCCGGCGCCTCCCCCGATGGGGAGGCAATCCGGCGGCTGGTGGGGCAAACCCTGGGGGTGTGA
- the purB gene encoding adenylosuccinate lyase → MIERYTLPEMGAIWSEEAKFQSWLDVEIAATEANCELGRVPAEAVATIKEKAAFSVERILEIEAEVRHDVIAFLTNVNEHVGDAGRYIHVGMTSSDVLDTGVALQMKASVKLLRTELDKLAEALRVLAREHKGTVMIGRSHAIHGEPITFGFKVAGWLAEVVRNQERLERLETAVSVGQISGAMGTYANTDPRVEEIACAKLGLVPDTASTQVISRDRHAEYIQTLALVGAALERFSTEIRNMQRTDVLEVEENFAKGQKGSSAMPHKRNPIRSERISGLARVLRSYVVAALENCALWHERDISHSSVERMMLPDCSVTLHFMLREMTSVVQGLGVYPDNMARNMNVYGGVVFSQRVLLALVEAGISREDAYRIVQRNAHTAWNTAGGDFRANLEADADVTSRLSAEQLADCFSTDLHQANLGVIWERLSI, encoded by the coding sequence TTGATCGAGCGTTACACCCTGCCCGAGATGGGCGCCATCTGGAGCGAGGAAGCGAAGTTCCAGAGCTGGCTGGATGTGGAAATCGCGGCTACTGAAGCCAACTGCGAGCTGGGCCGCGTTCCTGCCGAAGCGGTGGCCACGATCAAAGAAAAGGCCGCCTTCAGCGTGGAGCGCATCCTCGAAATCGAGGCCGAAGTGCGTCACGACGTGATCGCCTTCCTCACCAACGTGAACGAGCACGTGGGCGATGCGGGCCGCTACATCCACGTGGGCATGACCAGCTCCGATGTGCTGGACACGGGTGTCGCCCTGCAGATGAAGGCTTCGGTGAAGCTGCTGCGCACCGAGCTCGACAAGCTGGCCGAGGCGCTGCGGGTGTTAGCCCGAGAGCACAAGGGCACCGTGATGATCGGCCGCTCCCACGCCATCCACGGCGAACCGATCACCTTCGGTTTCAAGGTGGCCGGCTGGCTGGCGGAAGTGGTGCGCAACCAGGAGCGTCTCGAGCGCCTGGAAACGGCCGTGAGCGTGGGGCAGATCTCGGGGGCCATGGGCACCTATGCCAACACCGATCCCCGGGTGGAGGAGATCGCCTGCGCCAAGCTCGGCCTGGTGCCCGACACCGCCAGCACCCAGGTGATCTCCCGCGATCGCCACGCGGAATACATCCAAACGCTGGCCCTGGTGGGTGCGGCGCTGGAGCGCTTCTCCACCGAGATCCGCAACATGCAGCGCACCGATGTGCTCGAGGTGGAGGAGAACTTCGCCAAGGGCCAGAAGGGCAGCTCGGCCATGCCCCACAAGCGCAACCCGATCCGCAGCGAACGCATCAGCGGCCTGGCCCGCGTGCTGCGCAGCTATGTGGTGGCGGCGCTAGAAAACTGCGCCCTCTGGCATGAGCGCGACATCAGCCACAGCTCCGTGGAGCGGATGATGCTGCCCGACTGCTCCGTCACCCTGCACTTCATGCTGCGGGAGATGACCTCGGTGGTGCAGGGCCTGGGGGTCTACCCCGACAACATGGCCCGCAACATGAACGTCTACGGCGGCGTGGTGTTCAGCCAGCGGGTGCTGCTGGCCCTGGTGGAAGCGGGCATCAGCCGCGAAGACGCCTACCGGATCGTGCAGCGCAACGCCCACACCGCCTGGAACACCGCCGGTGGCGACTTCCGCGCCAATCTCGAGGCCGACGCCGACGTGACCTCACGCCTCAGCGCCGAGCAACTGGCCGACTGCTTCTCCACTGATCTGCACCAGGCCAACCTGGGCGTGATCTGGGAGCGCCTGAGCATCTGA
- a CDS encoding 23S rRNA (pseudouridine(1915)-N(3))-methyltransferase RlmH: MNPSRIRILAVGKVRKGWVLEGIATYLKRLPGLQVVELRDAGKEREAAAILEALRPDEQLVVLAEEGQTFDSPAFAQRLEGSGSERLALVIGGAEGIDPALKAKARWKLSLSPMTFPHELARLLLLEQLYRALTIQQGGPYHK; this comes from the coding sequence ATCAATCCCTCCCGCATTCGCATCCTGGCGGTGGGCAAGGTGCGCAAGGGCTGGGTGCTGGAGGGGATCGCCACCTACCTCAAGCGGCTGCCAGGCCTGCAGGTGGTGGAGCTGCGCGATGCCGGCAAAGAACGGGAGGCCGCGGCGATCCTGGAGGCCTTGCGGCCTGATGAGCAGCTAGTGGTGCTGGCGGAAGAGGGGCAGACCTTCGATTCGCCTGCCTTTGCCCAACGCCTGGAGGGTTCCGGCTCAGAGCGCCTAGCGCTCGTGATCGGCGGTGCCGAAGGCATCGATCCCGCCCTGAAGGCCAAGGCCCGTTGGAAGCTCAGCCTCTCTCCGATGACCTTCCCCCATGAGCTGGCGCGGCTGCTGCTGCTCGAGCAGCTTTACCGCGCCCTCACGATTCAGCAGGGCGGGCCGTATCACAAGTAA
- a CDS encoding DEAD/DEAH box helicase, which yields MASSTQASDAASTSGAASGVVPPLGELFPFPLDGFQMEAIDALNQGHSVVVSAPTGSGKTLVGEYAIHRALAHGRKVFYTTPLKALSNQKLRDFREQFGAERVGLMTGDLTVNREASIVVMTTEIFRNMLYAEADQGDDPLEDVEAVVLDECHYMNDSQRGTVWEESIIHCPPVVQLVALSATVANAGQLTDWIERVHGPTTLVMSDYRPVPLQFSFCSAKGLHPLLNDEGTGLHPNCKVWRAPKGNKRKGPKTPKPPQPEAPPLGFVVAQMAEREMLPAIYFIFSRRGCDKAVRDLGKVCLVSPEEQARIRARLEAFVEATPEAVRDGGHDDALLRGIAAHHAGVLPAWKELIEELFQQGLVKVVFATETLAAGINMPARSTVISALSKRTERGHRPLMGSEFLQMAGRAGRRGLDNQGYVVTVQSRFEGVREAGQLATAPADPLVSQFTPSYGMVLNLLQRYDLNKARELVERSFGRYLATLDLTEDEARIAELREQLSHLSDQAVEVAWDDFEDYEKQRGRLREERRLLRILQQQAEETLAHELTLALRFASEGALVSLKAPVLRGRVTPAVIVEKVDGPGQFPLLCCLTDENVWLLVPCTAVVSLHAELSCLQVKEIEPPELHRAGELRHGDQASGGLALAVAHMARRHDMTTPQYDLAGEVQAQAHLVRELELALELHPAHRAGDRKKLRKQRFRIEELEAEIEERQRILHFRANRHWETFLALIEILRHFGCLAGEEGLEPTEIGRTVAALRGDNELWLGLSLMSGHLDELEPADLAAVFEAISTEVNRPDLWSGFPPPPAAEEALHDLRGIRRELQRQQERASVVMPLWFEPELMGLVQAWAKGVSWNDLIANTSLDEGDVVRIMRRTVDLLAQVPYCEAISEQLRSNARAALKAINRFPVCEPIDLLAGGSGPNPATERAA from the coding sequence ATGGCAAGCAGCACCCAGGCCTCCGACGCCGCGTCGACTTCCGGCGCCGCATCCGGTGTGGTGCCGCCGCTGGGCGAGCTCTTCCCCTTCCCGCTCGATGGCTTCCAGATGGAAGCCATCGATGCGCTGAATCAGGGGCATTCGGTGGTGGTGAGTGCCCCCACCGGCTCCGGCAAAACGTTGGTGGGTGAATACGCCATCCACCGCGCCCTGGCCCATGGGCGCAAGGTGTTTTACACAACGCCGCTCAAGGCTCTCTCCAACCAGAAACTGCGCGATTTCCGCGAGCAGTTCGGCGCCGAGCGGGTGGGCTTGATGACGGGCGATCTCACGGTGAACCGTGAGGCCTCGATCGTGGTGATGACCACCGAGATCTTCCGCAACATGCTCTATGCGGAAGCCGATCAGGGCGACGACCCCCTCGAAGACGTGGAAGCCGTGGTGCTCGATGAGTGCCACTACATGAACGATTCCCAGCGCGGCACCGTCTGGGAGGAATCGATCATTCACTGTCCGCCCGTGGTGCAGTTGGTGGCCCTCTCGGCCACGGTGGCCAATGCCGGACAGCTCACCGATTGGATTGAGCGGGTGCACGGCCCCACCACGCTGGTGATGAGCGATTACCGGCCGGTGCCGCTGCAGTTCAGCTTCTGCAGCGCGAAGGGTCTGCATCCGCTGCTGAACGACGAAGGCACCGGCCTGCATCCCAACTGCAAGGTGTGGCGCGCGCCAAAAGGCAATAAGCGCAAAGGCCCGAAAACCCCCAAGCCCCCCCAGCCGGAGGCGCCGCCCCTGGGGTTTGTGGTGGCTCAGATGGCCGAGCGGGAGATGTTGCCGGCCATCTATTTCATCTTCAGCCGCCGCGGCTGCGACAAGGCGGTGCGCGATCTGGGCAAGGTGTGCCTGGTGTCGCCTGAGGAGCAAGCCCGGATCCGGGCGCGGCTGGAGGCGTTTGTGGAGGCCACCCCCGAGGCCGTGCGCGATGGCGGCCACGACGACGCCCTGCTGCGGGGCATTGCGGCCCACCACGCTGGCGTGCTGCCGGCCTGGAAGGAGCTGATTGAGGAGCTGTTCCAGCAGGGGCTGGTGAAGGTGGTGTTTGCCACCGAAACCCTGGCGGCCGGCATCAACATGCCCGCCCGCAGCACGGTGATCTCAGCACTGTCGAAGCGCACCGAGCGGGGACACCGGCCCCTGATGGGCAGTGAATTTCTGCAGATGGCCGGTCGGGCCGGCCGCCGCGGCCTGGATAACCAGGGTTATGTGGTCACGGTGCAGAGCCGCTTCGAGGGGGTGCGCGAGGCCGGCCAGCTGGCCACCGCGCCTGCCGATCCGTTGGTGAGCCAATTCACCCCCAGCTACGGGATGGTGCTCAACCTGCTGCAGCGCTACGACCTCAATAAGGCCCGCGAGCTGGTGGAGCGGAGCTTCGGCCGCTACCTGGCCACCTTGGATCTCACCGAAGATGAGGCCCGCATCGCCGAGCTGCGCGAGCAACTCAGCCACCTGAGCGATCAGGCGGTGGAGGTGGCTTGGGACGATTTCGAGGACTACGAAAAGCAGCGCGGCCGCCTGCGCGAAGAGCGGCGCCTGCTGCGGATCCTGCAGCAACAAGCCGAGGAAACCCTGGCCCATGAGCTCACCCTGGCGCTGCGTTTTGCCAGCGAGGGTGCTCTGGTGAGCCTGAAGGCGCCGGTGCTGCGCGGCCGGGTGACGCCGGCCGTGATTGTCGAGAAGGTGGATGGCCCCGGTCAGTTCCCGCTGCTCTGCTGCCTCACCGATGAGAACGTGTGGCTGCTCGTGCCCTGCACCGCGGTGGTGAGCCTGCATGCCGAGCTGAGCTGCCTGCAGGTGAAAGAGATCGAGCCGCCGGAGCTGCATCGCGCCGGTGAACTGCGCCACGGCGATCAGGCCAGCGGTGGTCTGGCCCTGGCTGTGGCCCACATGGCCCGCCGCCACGACATGACCACCCCTCAGTATGACCTGGCGGGAGAAGTGCAGGCTCAGGCCCACCTGGTGCGGGAGCTGGAGTTGGCGCTCGAGCTCCATCCAGCTCATCGGGCGGGCGATCGCAAGAAGCTGCGCAAGCAGCGCTTCCGTATCGAGGAGCTGGAGGCGGAAATCGAAGAGCGGCAGCGGATTCTGCACTTCCGCGCCAACCGCCATTGGGAAACCTTCCTGGCACTGATCGAGATCCTGCGCCACTTCGGCTGCCTGGCCGGCGAGGAGGGGCTCGAACCCACGGAGATCGGCCGCACCGTGGCGGCACTGCGGGGTGACAACGAGCTTTGGCTGGGGCTTTCGCTGATGAGCGGCCACCTGGATGAGCTGGAGCCGGCTGATTTGGCGGCGGTGTTTGAAGCGATCTCCACAGAGGTGAACCGGCCGGATCTGTGGAGTGGGTTCCCGCCGCCGCCTGCCGCTGAGGAGGCCCTGCATGATCTGCGCGGCATCCGCCGCGAGTTGCAGCGTCAGCAGGAGCGCGCCTCGGTGGTGATGCCGCTCTGGTTTGAGCCGGAGCTGATGGGCCTGGTGCAGGCCTGGGCCAAGGGGGTGAGCTGGAACGATCTGATCGCCAACACCTCCCTCGATGAAGGCGATGTGGTGCGGATCATGCGCCGCACCGTGGATCTGCTCGCCCAGGTGCCCTACTGCGAGGCGATCAGCGAGCAGCTGCGCAGCAACGCCCGCGCCGCCCTCAAGGCGATCAATCGCTTCCCGGTGTGTGAGCCGATCGATCTGCTGGCGGGCGGCTCAGGCCCTAATCCGGCGACGGAGCGGGCGGCCTAA
- a CDS encoding 8-amino-7-oxononanoate synthase — MGTRSAGRLNAHHSAAAGLVQAHATGSELSWRAPLEAALEQLPADRRRQPRSWQPAGTAGLQCTAPGSGPLLDLASNDYLGLASHPALLEAAGQALQHEGVGAGASRLVSGGRGVHERLEEALANWLGRDQVLLFPSGFQANLAAVQALADRHTLVLADRLIHHSLLVGIRASGARLQRFAHNQLSDLERRLQRARAEQPQRRLLVISESLFSMEGTSPELVELSALCERYGAALLLDEAHALGVLGPRGSGLGHGLNSISLISGTFGKAFGSGGAFLAGDALVGEWLLQHSGPYRYTTALAPPLAAAALAALTQIQQHPERASQLLERAGRWRDRLEAAGWPRPPGCGPILPLLVGDNSRALALQQQLEQAGLLSVAIRPPTVPAGKARLRLVLRHDLPAGSLELLLRALGTP, encoded by the coding sequence ATGGGCACCCGCTCAGCGGGCAGACTGAACGCACACCACAGCGCAGCAGCGGGCTTGGTCCAGGCGCACGCCACTGGCTCAGAGCTTTCCTGGCGGGCGCCCCTGGAGGCAGCCCTCGAGCAGCTGCCCGCCGACCGGCGCCGCCAACCGCGCAGCTGGCAGCCCGCCGGAACCGCTGGCCTGCAGTGCACAGCCCCTGGGAGCGGGCCGCTGCTGGATCTGGCCAGCAACGATTACCTCGGGCTGGCATCACACCCCGCCCTGCTGGAGGCCGCCGGCCAGGCACTGCAACACGAAGGCGTGGGCGCAGGCGCCTCAAGGCTGGTGAGCGGCGGCCGCGGCGTGCATGAACGTTTGGAGGAGGCCCTGGCGAACTGGTTGGGGCGCGACCAGGTGCTGCTGTTTCCCAGCGGCTTTCAGGCCAACCTGGCGGCGGTGCAGGCCCTGGCCGATCGCCACACCCTGGTGCTGGCCGATCGGCTCATCCATCACTCGCTGCTGGTGGGAATCCGCGCCAGTGGCGCGCGGCTGCAGCGCTTTGCCCATAACCAGCTCTCCGATCTGGAGCGCCGCCTGCAGCGGGCGCGGGCGGAACAGCCCCAGCGGCGCCTGCTGGTGATCAGTGAAAGCCTCTTCTCGATGGAGGGCACCTCGCCGGAGCTGGTGGAGCTCAGTGCACTGTGCGAGCGCTATGGCGCCGCCCTGCTCCTCGATGAAGCGCACGCCCTCGGGGTACTGGGCCCTCGTGGCAGCGGCCTGGGCCATGGGCTGAACAGCATCAGCCTGATCAGCGGCACCTTCGGCAAGGCCTTCGGCAGCGGCGGTGCCTTTCTGGCGGGCGATGCGTTGGTGGGGGAGTGGCTGCTGCAGCACTCCGGGCCCTACCGCTACACAACAGCCCTGGCACCGCCCCTGGCGGCGGCAGCACTGGCAGCCCTCACGCAGATCCAGCAGCACCCTGAGCGGGCCAGCCAATTGCTGGAGCGCGCTGGGCGCTGGCGCGATCGCCTCGAGGCTGCCGGCTGGCCCAGGCCTCCTGGCTGCGGCCCGATCCTTCCGCTTCTGGTGGGCGACAACAGCCGCGCCCTTGCCCTGCAACAGCAACTCGAGCAGGCGGGACTGCTCAGCGTGGCGATCCGCCCGCCCACGGTGCCGGCGGGCAAGGCGCGGCTGCGGCTAGTGCTGCGGCATGACCTGCCCGCCGGAAGCCTGGAGCTGCTGCTCAGGGCCCTGGGAACGCCATGA
- a CDS encoding alpha/beta fold hydrolase encodes MSTPTPTTQLIAAHGWAGDSRAWQPWAELAAERGWAFSAAGRGYGELPPHEPSWQLEAQQRVVIGHSLGPHLLPPELWEHATCAVWLASFAAFVPEGRAGRSTRAALQAMGQRIAAGDSTALLRDFFREAAAPHPPSALPMGPLEQGINPLGQQRLLEDLHVLQQTAGLPMGYPAAARVLIVEAADDRIVHPSSRAALRALLPQAQVWSLEPAGHCLLDPDLPKRVLEWIADGQP; translated from the coding sequence ATGAGCACGCCAACCCCCACCACCCAGCTGATCGCCGCCCACGGCTGGGCGGGCGACAGCCGCGCCTGGCAGCCCTGGGCTGAGCTCGCAGCCGAGCGCGGCTGGGCCTTCAGTGCCGCTGGGCGGGGCTACGGCGAGCTCCCTCCCCATGAACCCAGCTGGCAGCTGGAGGCCCAGCAACGGGTGGTGATCGGCCATTCGCTGGGGCCCCATCTGCTGCCGCCCGAGCTGTGGGAGCATGCCACCTGCGCCGTGTGGCTGGCGAGCTTCGCGGCCTTTGTGCCCGAGGGGCGGGCGGGACGCAGCACGCGGGCTGCCCTGCAGGCCATGGGCCAGCGCATCGCCGCCGGCGACTCCACCGCGCTCCTGCGCGACTTCTTCCGGGAAGCGGCCGCACCCCACCCCCCCTCGGCCCTGCCGATGGGCCCCTTGGAACAGGGGATCAACCCGCTCGGCCAACAACGGCTGCTGGAGGATCTGCACGTGCTGCAGCAAACCGCTGGTCTGCCGATGGGATACCCCGCTGCAGCAAGGGTGTTGATCGTGGAAGCCGCGGACGATCGCATCGTGCACCCCAGCAGCCGCGCCGCCCTGCGGGCGCTGTTGCCCCAAGCGCAGGTGTGGAGCCTGGAGCCTGCCGGCCATTGTCTCCTGGATCCAGATCTCCCGAAGCGGGTGCTGGAGTGGATTGCCGATGGGCAGCCCTGA
- a CDS encoding methyltransferase domain-containing protein produces the protein MGSPESRFSAQVERCFSRGASAYPRSATLQAAVAMRLARLARPLDTALPSGPRADLGAGSGLLSRALETQLTDAPLLRLDACAALLEQEQPPQRALQRLWDLNQGLPQELEGAALLASSFALQWLEQPALQLSGWCKALRPGGALVLAVPCSGSFQIWHHTAERAGVPCSALPLPDPTTLLETAAAPLALHHYQLLRFSRPNRGARAFLHQIKTIGAQASPAARLQPGQLRQLIRHWPGPEHAIVWHVLVLVGQKR, from the coding sequence ATGGGCAGCCCTGAGAGCCGCTTCAGCGCTCAGGTGGAGCGCTGCTTCAGCCGTGGCGCCAGCGCTTATCCGCGCAGCGCCACCCTGCAGGCCGCCGTGGCCATGCGACTAGCCCGGCTGGCCCGGCCCCTGGACACAGCACTGCCATCGGGCCCCCGAGCCGATCTGGGCGCCGGCAGTGGCCTGTTGAGCCGCGCCCTCGAAACCCAGCTCACCGACGCGCCCCTGCTGCGGCTCGATGCCTGCGCGGCGCTGCTGGAACAGGAGCAGCCGCCGCAGCGAGCCCTGCAGCGTCTGTGGGATCTGAACCAGGGGTTGCCGCAGGAGCTGGAGGGGGCCGCGCTGCTGGCCTCGAGCTTTGCGCTGCAATGGCTGGAGCAGCCCGCACTGCAGCTGAGCGGCTGGTGCAAGGCACTCCGCCCAGGTGGAGCCCTCGTGCTGGCGGTGCCCTGCAGCGGCAGTTTTCAGATCTGGCATCACACCGCCGAGCGGGCAGGGGTGCCCTGCAGCGCCCTTCCCCTACCGGATCCAACAACGCTGCTCGAGACCGCAGCCGCCCCCCTCGCTCTGCATCACTACCAGCTGCTGCGCTTCAGCCGGCCCAACCGCGGTGCCCGGGCGTTCCTGCATCAGATCAAAACCATCGGCGCCCAGGCAAGCCCGGCCGCAAGGCTGCAACCGGGCCAACTGCGCCAACTGATCCGCCACTGGCCGGGGCCCGAGCACGCCATCGTGTGGCACGTGCTGGTGCTGGTGGGCCAAAAGCGATGA
- the bioD gene encoding dethiobiotin synthase, with translation MSNRLVVCGTDTEVGKTVVSALLVQGLGAHYWKPVQCGLEDGEGDRDRVQRWLALPDARIIPEAYRLQAPVSPHWATELESGDPAQPGPPLDPQRLELPNQAGPLVVETAGGLLVPLRLDWLQIDQLQRWQLPVLLVARSGLGTLNHTLLSLEALRHRQIPVLGVLLNGPAHPNNLNTLAQLGGVPMLGCLPPLAAVNAATLAQQWQELELSHKLQA, from the coding sequence ATGAGCAACCGCCTGGTGGTGTGCGGCACCGACACGGAGGTGGGCAAAACCGTGGTGAGCGCCCTGCTGGTGCAGGGCCTGGGGGCCCACTACTGGAAGCCGGTGCAATGCGGCCTGGAAGACGGCGAAGGCGATCGCGACCGGGTGCAGCGCTGGCTGGCACTCCCAGATGCACGGATCATTCCGGAGGCCTACCGGCTCCAGGCCCCCGTCTCCCCCCACTGGGCCACGGAGCTGGAGAGCGGCGATCCCGCACAGCCAGGCCCACCGCTCGATCCGCAGCGCCTGGAGCTGCCCAACCAGGCGGGCCCACTGGTGGTGGAAACCGCTGGCGGCCTGTTGGTGCCGTTGCGCCTGGATTGGTTGCAGATCGATCAACTTCAGCGCTGGCAACTGCCCGTGCTGCTGGTGGCCCGCAGCGGCCTGGGCACCCTCAACCACACGCTTCTCTCACTCGAAGCGCTGCGACATCGCCAGATTCCAGTGCTGGGTGTGCTGCTGAATGGCCCAGCCCACCCCAACAATCTGAACACCCTGGCCCAGCTCGGCGGTGTGCCCATGCTCGGCTGCCTGCCGCCGCTGGCCGCTGTCAACGCCGCCACCCTGGCCCAGCAATGGCAGGAGCTGGAGCTCTCCCATAAGCTCCAGGCATGA